From Lepus europaeus isolate LE1 chromosome 3, mLepTim1.pri, whole genome shotgun sequence, a single genomic window includes:
- the LOC133756521 gene encoding large ribosomal subunit protein eL32-like — MNVSSSPAGGAPGGTALRPLVKPKIIKKRTKKFIRHQSDRYVKIKRNWWKPSGIDNRVWRRFKGQILMPNIGYRSNKKTKHMLPSGFRKFLVHNVKELEVLLMCNKSYCAETAHNVSSENRKASVERAAQLAIRVTNPNTRLRSEENE, encoded by the exons ATGAACGTCTCCAGCAGTCCCGCTGGAGGGGCCCCTGG AGGCACCGCCCTCAGACCCCTGGTGAAGCCCAAGATCATCAAAAAGAGGACCAAGAAGTTCATCCGCCACCAGTCGGACCGCTATGTCAAGATTAAGCGTAACTGGTGGAAACCCAGCGGTATTGACAACAGGGTGTGGAGAAGATTCAAGGGCCAGATCTTGATGCCCAACATAGGTTACAGGAGCAACAAGAAGACCAAGCACATGCTGCCCAGCGGCTTCCGGAAGTTCCTGGTCCACAACGTCAAGGAGCTGGAGGTGCTGCTGATGTGCAACAAATCCTACTGTGCAGAGACTGCTCACAACGTCTCCTCCGAGAACCGCAAGGCCAGTGTGGAGAGAGCGGCCCAGCTGGCCATCAGGGTCACCAACCCCAATACCAGGCTGCGCAGTGAAGAAAATGAGTAG